The nucleotide window TCAGCTGGTCGAGCATGGCTTTGCTGGGCTCTCTGAGCTGGCACAGGAAGCGGAAATGCCGCGACTCGGGCGACAGCCGTTCGATGAAGGCTTTTTCGCGTTCTCGGTCCTTGGCCTGCAGGGGCCTGATCAGCACGTGAACGCCGTTTTCAAGGGCTTCGATCCAGTATTCACCCGAAGGTTTGGGAAACGAAGGGTTTGTGTGCACACGGGAAGTCTCGGCGGGCGCCATGGCAATGTCCTCTGTGTTGAATGAACAAGGAAGGTCAGTTTCGGCAGCGGGCCTTGCCCTGACTTGACAGTTGTCAAATGCTTCACTCATGACCTGTCAAACCTGCAGGCGGTCGATGTGCTGCCTCGGCCTCTGATCGCCGCGAACCTGAACGAGGACCTGTTGGATGTGGTCCTCAATTCCCAAGTGGTTGATCAGCCCTATTTGGCTTTCCAGTACTTCTGCATTTCCAGGAACAGGAACGAAGCGGTCCAGGTGATCATCACCAGGCCCGTCAGCGCCTGCAGGCCGGTGAGGTACTTGAGATGGCCGGTGGGGGCGATGTCGCCGAAGCCTATGGTGGTGTAGGTGGTGAAGGAAAAATATACGCAGTCCAGAAAGCTACCGTCGAAATTGCCGCTGAGCGTGCCCCAGCCCTCGGTATGGGCCATCAGGTAATAAGCCAGGGCGAAGCACCAGACCTCCACCGCGTGGGCCAGCAACGCCCCGAACACCCCTGCGACGATACGGAACCGGCTCCACAGCCTGAGGCGCGGTAGCCAGTCATTCAGGCGCAGCAGGCATTCGTAATGAATTACCACCACCAGGATCACGATCAGCATGTTGATCAGAGTGACAGTGAACATCGTCGTTACTCGGCACGGGGTTGCAGGGTCACGGCTGGCTGATGCTGGCGCCATTGATATCGGGATTGGATTCCAGCTCTTCGATTACAAGGTCCCGCAAATCGATGTCGTTCATGATGGGCTCCGTTTGCAGACCGAGAGTGGGGGCTGGAGTGCCCTGCGTCCTTGTTTCTACCCCCTGCACCGGGCGGGGCGATTGATAAAGGTCAAACTCGGCGAACAGACGCTGCGCGGTTGACAAATGTCAGGCCTGCGCCTGCCAGCAGAGTCAGAGTGCTTCGTCGCGCCGGCCGTGGCGTATCACTTCAAGGCAGACGCTGCCTCGAAGGGCGGGACATGGCATTCGACGATATCCTGCGCCGCGACCTGCATTGACGAAAAAGGAAACAGAGCGCGGCTATAAGGTGCCGCTCAGCAGCCAACCGGACACGCCGCAGCCCAGGACAACCACCCATGCAGGCCACTTCCAGAACATCAGGGCCATCAAGGCGATCAGCGCCCATGCCAAGTCTGCTGGCTTGGCGATGGCGCTCGTCCACACCGGTTGGTACAAGGCAGCCAGCAGAAGCCCGACCACGCCGGCGTTTACCCCGGCAAGCGCTGACTGGCTGCGGGCGCTGCGCCGCAGTGTTTCCCAGAAGGGAACCACACCGATCACCAACAGGAAGGAGGGGGTGAAAATGGCGAGAATGCCAACAGTCGCGCCCACCCAGCCGGATGGCTGCACGCTCATCGATGCGCCCAGAAAGGCTGCAAACGTGAAGAGTGGGCCCGGTATGGCCTGCGCCATGCCATAACCAGCCAGAAAGGTGTCATTTGCGACCCAGCCGTGGGCTACTGTGGCCGACTCAAGCAACGGTAGAACCACATGCCCGCCGCCGAATACCAGTGAGCCTGCGCTATAAAAGGCGTTGACCATTGCCAGTGCTTGCGAGGGCCAGATGCGGGTCAATAGCGGCAAGCCGACCAACAAGACAAAGAACACTACCAGCGCAGCCAGCCCGGCCTTTCGGCTGACTGAAAACGGCAGCTCTTCCCCTGCAGGGGAGCCCGGAGGCTTGAGCAGGATCAAGCCTGTGATGGCCGACCCTGTGATCACGGCTATCTGCCCGATTGCGTTGGGCCACAGCAGCGCGGTACAGGCAGCGAACAGGGCGATGGTTACCCGCGCAACATCGGTGCAAAGGCTACGCGCCATGCCCCACACCGCCTGGGCCACCACGGCGACTGCGACGATTTTCAGGCCATGCAACAGGCCACTTGGGGCGCCACCTCCCCATGCCCCCAGGCCTTGAGCACACAGCGTCAACAGGAGGGCCGATGGCAATGTGAACCCTGCCC belongs to Pseudomonas putida NBRC 14164 and includes:
- the chrA gene encoding chromate efflux transporter — encoded protein: MSEHTQCGVKPSDSAWSVFLVFLRLGLTSFGGPIAHLGYFREAFVARRRWLSERSYAELVAVCQLLPGPASSQVGIALGLSRAGFAGAVAAWAGFTLPSALLLTLCAQGLGAWGGGAPSGLLHGLKIVAVAVVAQAVWGMARSLCTDVARVTIALFAACTALLWPNAIGQIAVITGSAITGLILLKPPGSPAGEELPFSVSRKAGLAALVVFFVLLVGLPLLTRIWPSQALAMVNAFYSAGSLVFGGGHVVLPLLESATVAHGWVANDTFLAGYGMAQAIPGPLFTFAAFLGASMSVQPSGWVGATVGILAIFTPSFLLVIGVVPFWETLRRSARSQSALAGVNAGVVGLLLAALYQPVWTSAIAKPADLAWALIALMALMFWKWPAWVVVLGCGVSGWLLSGTL
- a CDS encoding potassium channel family protein, translated to MFTVTLINMLIVILVVVIHYECLLRLNDWLPRLRLWSRFRIVAGVFGALLAHAVEVWCFALAYYLMAHTEGWGTLSGNFDGSFLDCVYFSFTTYTTIGFGDIAPTGHLKYLTGLQALTGLVMITWTASFLFLEMQKYWKAK